GCTGGTTTAACGCTATCTTCGGCTGGGGTTATTTCAGGTACACCAACTGCTGTTGGTACTTTTAATTTTACTGTTAATGTGACTGGTGCCTGTGTAAGTTCAGGTTCACAAGCCTTTTCACTGGTCATTGCACCGAAAGCGGTAACTGCAACTTTTGCTGCGGTAACTAAAGCTTATAATGGAGATGCGGTTGCCAATGTTGTTTTTGATCCGCTTACAGTAGCAAGTGGGGTGGTCGCACCAGATGTGGTCAGTGTAACTTATACTTCAGCAGCTTATAATAATGCGGGTGTAGGAATTAATAAGCCGGTAACTTTAACCGGTCTGGCTTTAACAGGTGCTAACAGTGCATCATATACGTTAAACCCGGTGGTAGTTATAGGTACGATTACAACGGCTACGATTGTTCCTTCGCTGGTGCTGCCAATTACTAAAGTATATGATGGCAATACCACAGCTGCTTTAACCAGTGCTAATTATAGTTTTACTGGTAAGGTAGGCGCGGAGGATGTAGCTTTAAATAATCCAGCTACAGGAACTTATGCGCTAAAGGATATTGGTAACCGTTTGGTCAGTGTTACTGGTTTAACATTAACCGGAGCAAATGCAGCCAATTATACGCTTTCTACAACAAGTGTAAGTGCAACGGGTACAATTACTGCGGCGAGTATCGTTCCATCTTTACTATTACCTATTACGAAGGTATATGATGGAAATACCACAGCCGCGTTAACTGCTGCAAATTATAGTTTTACAGGTAAGGTTGGAACAGAGAATGTAGCTTTAAATAATCCTGCTACAGGAACTTACGCACTTAAAGATGTTGGCAACCGTTTAGTGAGTGTTACTGGTTTAGCACTTACTGGTACAGATGCCGGAAATTATATACTTTCGGCGACTAATGTCAGTGCAACCGGAACAATCACCTCAGCGACCATTGTACCTATATTAGGGGGTATAATTACCAAGGTATACGATGGCAATACCACAGCTGCTTTAACCAATGCTAATTATAGTTTTACAGGTAAGGTTGGTACAGAGAATGTAGCTTTAAATAATCCGGCTACAGGGACTTACGCATTAAAAGATGTTGGCAGCCGTTTAGTCAGTGTTACAGGTTTAACCCTGACGGGGACCGATGCTGGAAATTATATACTTTCGACTACCAATGTCAGTGCAAACGGAACAATCACCTCAGCGACCATTGTACCTGTATTAGCGGGCACAATTACCAAGGTTTATGACGGCACCGTTGCTGCTGCCTTAACGGGTTCGAATTACAGCTTTACAGGAAAAATTGGTGCAGAGGATGTAACACTTAATAATCCGGTAGCCGGAACTTATGATCTGAAAGTTGCAGGTAACAGAACAGTAAGCGTGAACGGAATTGCGCTGACCGGAACTGATGCACTGAATTATACACTTTCTACTACAAGTTTAACTGCTCCGGGTACAATTACCGCAGCGACGATTATACCAGTATTGGCGGGTACGATTACTAAGGTTTATGATGGCAATACTACTGCTGCGTTAACCGGATCGAATTACAGCTTTAGCGGAAATATCGGTGCAGATGATGTAAGCTTAAATAATCCTGTGACAGGCGCTTATGATCTGAAAGATGCAGGCAGCAGAACAGTAAGCGTAAACGGAATTGCGTTAATAGGTGCTGATGCTGCGAATTATACACTTTCCACTACGAGTTTAACTGCTGCGGGTACCATTACCTCAGCGACTATTGTACCTGTATTAGCAGGCACAATTACTAAAGTTTATGATGGCAATACTACAGCTGCTTTAACAAATTCGAATTACAGCTTCACCGGAAAGATCGGTGCGGATGATGTGAGCTTAAATAATCCGGCAGCCGGAACTTATGACCTGAAGATTGCGGGCAGCAGAACAGTAAGCGTGAACGGAATTGCATTAACAGGTGCTGATGCAGCGAATTATACGCTTTCTACCACGAGTTTAACTGCTGCGGGTACCATTACATCAGCGACCATTGTACCTGTATTAGCAGGCACAATTACTAAAGTTTATGATGGCAATACTACAGCTGCTTTAACAAATACGAATTATAGCTTCACTGGAAATATTGGTGCGGATGATGTGAGTTTAAATAATCCGGTAGCCGGAACTTACGACCTGAAAGTTGCAGGTAACAGAACAGTAAGCGTGAACGGAATTGCGTTAACAGGTGCTGATGCTGCGAACTATACACTTTCCACTACAAGTCTGACTGCTCCGGGTACCATTACCGCTGCTACGATTATACCAGTATTAGCAGGTACGATCACTAAGGTTTATGATGGCAATACTAATGCTGCGTTAACCGGATCAAACTACAGCTTCACCGGAAATATCGGTGCAGATGACGTAAGTTTAAATAATCCTGTAACTGGTGCTTATGATTTGAAAGAAGCAGGCAGCAGAACGGTAAGCGTGAGCGGAGTTTCATTAACAGGTGCTGATGCGGCGAACTATACACTTTCCACCACAAGTTTAACAGCTCCGGGTACCATTACCGCTGCTACGATTATACCGGTGTTAGCGGGTACGATTACTAAAGTCTATGACGGCAATACTACAGCTGCATTAACAAGTTCGAACTATAGCTTTACTGGAAAGATTGGTGCGGATGATGTGGCGATAACCAATCCGGCTGCCGGGACTTATGACCTGAAAGAGGCAGGCAATAGAACAGTAAGTGTAAATGGAATTACATTAACAGGTGCTGATGCACTGAATTATACGCTTTCCACCACAAGTTTAACTGCTCCTGGAACGATCACTGCCGCTACGATTATACCAGTGTTAGCAGGAACAATCACGAAGGTTTACGATGGCAATACTGCTGCGGTATTAACTGCTGCCAATTATAGTTTCACAGGTAATATTGGTGCGGATGATGTGAGTTTAAATAACCCTGCCGCAGGAACTTATGACCTGAAAGAAGCTGGTAACAGGACAGTAAGTGTAAATGGAGTTTCATTAACAGGTGCTGATGCTGCGAATTATACGCTTTCTACTACAAGTTTAACTGCTCCGGGTACGATTACTGCTGCTACGATTATACCAGTGTTAGCAGGGACAATCACTAAAGTTTACGATGGAAATACAGCTGCGGTATTAGCTGCTGCCAATTATAGCTTCACAGGTAATATTGGCGCGGATGATGTGAGTTTAAATAATCCTGCCGCCGGAACTTATGACCTGAAAGAAGCAGGCAGCAGAACGGTAAGCGTTAACGGGATTGCATTAACGGGTGCTGATGCTGCGAACTACACGCTTTCTACTACAAGTTTAACTGCTCCGGGTACGATTACCGCAGCGACGATTATACCAGTATTAGCGGGCACGATTACCAAGGTTTATGACGGCAATACTACTGCTGCCCTGGCTGGATCGAATTATAGCTTCACCGGAAATATCGGCGCAGATGATGTAAGCTTAAATAATCCTGTGACAGGTGCTTATGATCTGAAAGAGGCAGGTAACAGAACAGTAAGCGTGAACGGCATTGCATTAACAGGTGCTGATGCGGCGAACTACACGCTTTCCACTACAAATTTAACTGCTCCGGGTACGATCACTTCGGCGACTATTATACCTGTATTAGCGGGCACAATTACCAAGGTTTATGATGGCAATACTACTGCTGCGTTAACCGGACCGAATTACAGCTTTACAGGAAATGTGGGTGCGGATGATGTCGCAATAACCAAGCCGGCAGCCGGAACTTATGACCTGAAAGATGCGGGTAACAGAATAGTAAGCGTGAACGGAATAACATTAACAGGTGCTGATGCGGCGAACTATACGCTTTCCACCACAAGTTTAACTGCTCCGGGTACCATTACCTCAGCGACTATTATACCAGTACTGGCAGGTACAATCACCAAAGTTTATGATGGCAACACGAACGCTGTGTTAACCGGACCGAACTATAGCTTTACTGGAAATATAGGCGCGGATGATGTGAGATTAAATAATCCGGCAGCCGGAACTTATGATCTGAAAGTTGCAGGTAACAGAACAGTAAGCGTGAACGGAATTGCGTTAACAGGTGCTGATGCTGCGAATTATACGCTTTCTACCACAAGCTTAACTGCTCCGGGTACGATCACTGCTGCTACGATTATACCAGTACTGGCAGGTACAATCACTAAAGTTTATGATGGCAATACAGCTGCGGTATTAGCTGCTGCCAATTACAGTTTTACAGGAAATATTGGTGCAGATGATGTAAGCTTGAATAATCCTGTAGCTGGGACCTATGATCTGAAAGAAGCAGGTAACAGAACAGTGAGTGTGAATGGAATTACATTAACCGGAGCTGATGCTGTGAATTATACGCTTTCCACCACAAGCTTAACTGCTCTGGGTACGATTACTGCTGCTACGATTATACCAGTATTAGCGGGTACAATCACCAAGGTTTATGACGGCAATACGACTGCTGCATTAACGGGCGCTAACTATAGCTTCACCGGAAATATTGGTGCTGATCAGGTAGGGATAACAAATCCTGCTGCCGGAACTTACGATCTCAAAGATGTGGGCAATAGAACGGTTAGTGCTGTTGGAATCTCTCTTACAGGAGCAGATGCCGCAAACTATACACTTTCAACAAACAGCCTGACTGCTCCCGGAACCATTACCTCAGCAGCAATTACACCTGTACTCGCTGGTACAATTACCAAAGTTTATGACGGTAATGCGACTGCAACTTTAACGGGCGCTAACTATAGCTTTACAGGTCAGGTATCCGGAGAAAACGTAGCCTTGAATAATCCTGCTGCCGGAACTTATAATAACTCATTGGTTGCAACCGGTAAAACAGTAACTGTGAGCGGAATTACATTGACCGGAACTGATGCAGGTAACTATGTACTGACTACAACAAGTTTGACGAGTACAAATGGGGTTATTACGGCGCAACCGTTAACTATTACAGCCGATAATAAGCAAATGATACAAGGCACTACTGTTCCTGTGTTAACCTTAAGCTACAGCGGATTTGTAAATGGAGAAAATAGCAGTGTATTGACAACGCCTGCTAGTTTAAGTACCCTGGCAACCAATAGCTCAGTGGCAGGGACTTATCCGATTACTGTAAACGGAGCAACAGCAGCTAATTATACGATCACTTTTGTCAATGGAATATTAACGGTAAGCCCGGGCGTACCTACAAGTATCACGTTTGCTACAGTACCGGTATATGAAAACAAACCTGCGGGAGCATTAGCCGGAACTTTAAGCAGTACATCGCTTGATCCGAATGCAATTTTCACTTATTCACTGGTGAGTGGTAGTGGTGATACTGACAATTCATTGTTCGCTATTGCTGGTGATCAGGTAAGAACAAATGCAAGTCTGAGCTTCCAGCAAAAATCAGCTTACAGCATTTTAGTCAGAAGTACAACGCAGTACGGTTTAACATTGGATAAACAGTTTACTATTAACCTGATTGATGTAAACGAGGCACCGGCCTTAAATCCAATTGCTGATTTAACGCAATGTAATACAACCAGCAAACAGACTATTGCTTTAACTGGTATTACTCCAGGGCCGGAAACAAGCCAAACCACCGCACTTACTGTGCGTTCCGATAAACCGGCTATGTTCAGTTACCTGAGTGTAAGCCAGGGTAGTGGTGGAAATGGAACATTGACTTACCGTTTAGCTAACCAGACTGTTTCTGGTACTGTAAATATTACAGTGACTGTAAAAGACAATGGCGGAACAGCAAATGGAGGAGCAGATACTTACAGCAGAACTTTTGTACTGACTATTAATCCATTGCCAGTGCTCAGTATTGTTTCTTCACAGGGGCTGGAAATATCCAAAGGTATAACTACCCAGTTAACAGCAAGTGGCGGAACCAGTTACGTATGGGCTGACGCTGCGGGTATCATCAGCGGACAAAACACGGCGATACTGACCATCAGACCATCACGTACTGCTTCTTACACCGTTACGGCATTAAATGCGACAGGTTGCAGCAGTACTCAGCTGATTACGATTACCGTGCTGGATGATTATAAAACTATTGATGCAACGAATATTTTAACACCTAACGGAGATGGGGTAAACGACAAATTCGTGATCAGGAATATTGATATGTACCCTGATAATGTGGTGAAAATATTTGACCGTGCGGGAAGACTGCTTTATACTAAAAAAGGATATGATAATAGCTGGGATGGAACAATCAGTGGCAATCCTTTAAGTGAAGGCACTTATTTCTATGTATTGGATTTTGGTGACGGCAGAGGCAAGTTTAAAGGCTTCATTACGCTGGTAAGAAACAATTAATAATTAAAGTTATGAAAAGGAATCTAGCAATATGGGGATTGATCACGGGGCTGTTTTTATTTACTGCTAAACAGTCATATGCGCAGTTGAATCCGCTCGCAGCAATGTATTATCAGAATCAATATCTGGGTAATCCTGCAATGGTTGGAATTGATAGCGGGCTGGCTTTTAACCTGGCATACCGTGCACAATGGAATGGTGTACCTGGATCACCTGTTACCCAATCGGTAACAGGTAATTATGGGGTCACTGATAGAATGGGATTGGGAATCAACGTGAGTAATGATAAAATTGGATTGCAGCGCTGGACAAGGGCAGTAGCGTCTTATGCATATCATTTGCCACTCAGTGGAAAGGGGGATCAATTACATTTTGGTTTATCTTTTGGTTTCTCGAATGACAGACTGAATGAAAATCTCGTTAATGGTGATCCGACTGATGTAGGGATCAGTCAGTATAATCAGCGTTCAACTTATGTTGATGGTGATT
The sequence above is drawn from the Pedobacter cryoconitis genome and encodes:
- a CDS encoding YDG domain-containing protein → MEIFIQRIIKGIVLSLIILTSISYNAVAQTCTFGKGDVIITGYDLQDGGTPAGQDDRFSFLLLRQIPAGTDIYFTDFGWTSANAFQADVQATTDGVIKWTSDKSYPAGTEIYVFCKYQLKAFDNTNAPAGTVTGIVESVATRANPPGGDHQYMSLGLFSGDQIFAFTGSVAAPTLLAGISMNHDNGGGVSGWDAALTPTTFAADRSMLPAALASGAQNLSLILHDDPGDPAFDTGFTARFKKTAGAGTLAGTPAVILAQLNNAVNWEFKSDGTSFSPFLAGETFTVSGASFTTNPTDKLSQCAGTGTTFTAVAANFCSLKWQLSTDGGANYADITDNAIYSGSATATLTISNVNGLNNNKYRLNANGSSGIVSSTGALLTLSSQVINLSPVLASGTYKTAYSQPVTVASGGGAPFAYTLAVPGTLPAGLTLSSAGVISGTPTAVGTFNFTVNVTGACVSSGSQAFSLVIAPKAVTATFAAVTKAYNGDAVANVVFDPLTVASGVVAPDVVSVTYTSAAYNNAGVGINKPVTLTGLALTGANSASYTLNPVVVIGTITTATIVPSLVLPITKVYDGNTTAALTSANYSFTGKVGAEDVALNNPATGTYALKDIGNRLVSVTGLTLTGANAANYTLSTTSVSATGTITAASIVPSLLLPITKVYDGNTTAALTAANYSFTGKVGTENVALNNPATGTYALKDVGNRLVSVTGLALTGTDAGNYILSATNVSATGTITSATIVPILGGIITKVYDGNTTAALTNANYSFTGKVGTENVALNNPATGTYALKDVGSRLVSVTGLTLTGTDAGNYILSTTNVSANGTITSATIVPVLAGTITKVYDGTVAAALTGSNYSFTGKIGAEDVTLNNPVAGTYDLKVAGNRTVSVNGIALTGTDALNYTLSTTSLTAPGTITAATIIPVLAGTITKVYDGNTTAALTGSNYSFSGNIGADDVSLNNPVTGAYDLKDAGSRTVSVNGIALIGADAANYTLSTTSLTAAGTITSATIVPVLAGTITKVYDGNTTAALTNSNYSFTGKIGADDVSLNNPAAGTYDLKIAGSRTVSVNGIALTGADAANYTLSTTSLTAAGTITSATIVPVLAGTITKVYDGNTTAALTNTNYSFTGNIGADDVSLNNPVAGTYDLKVAGNRTVSVNGIALTGADAANYTLSTTSLTAPGTITAATIIPVLAGTITKVYDGNTNAALTGSNYSFTGNIGADDVSLNNPVTGAYDLKEAGSRTVSVSGVSLTGADAANYTLSTTSLTAPGTITAATIIPVLAGTITKVYDGNTTAALTSSNYSFTGKIGADDVAITNPAAGTYDLKEAGNRTVSVNGITLTGADALNYTLSTTSLTAPGTITAATIIPVLAGTITKVYDGNTAAVLTAANYSFTGNIGADDVSLNNPAAGTYDLKEAGNRTVSVNGVSLTGADAANYTLSTTSLTAPGTITAATIIPVLAGTITKVYDGNTAAVLAAANYSFTGNIGADDVSLNNPAAGTYDLKEAGSRTVSVNGIALTGADAANYTLSTTSLTAPGTITAATIIPVLAGTITKVYDGNTTAALAGSNYSFTGNIGADDVSLNNPVTGAYDLKEAGNRTVSVNGIALTGADAANYTLSTTNLTAPGTITSATIIPVLAGTITKVYDGNTTAALTGPNYSFTGNVGADDVAITKPAAGTYDLKDAGNRIVSVNGITLTGADAANYTLSTTSLTAPGTITSATIIPVLAGTITKVYDGNTNAVLTGPNYSFTGNIGADDVRLNNPAAGTYDLKVAGNRTVSVNGIALTGADAANYTLSTTSLTAPGTITAATIIPVLAGTITKVYDGNTAAVLAAANYSFTGNIGADDVSLNNPVAGTYDLKEAGNRTVSVNGITLTGADAVNYTLSTTSLTALGTITAATIIPVLAGTITKVYDGNTTAALTGANYSFTGNIGADQVGITNPAAGTYDLKDVGNRTVSAVGISLTGADAANYTLSTNSLTAPGTITSAAITPVLAGTITKVYDGNATATLTGANYSFTGQVSGENVALNNPAAGTYNNSLVATGKTVTVSGITLTGTDAGNYVLTTTSLTSTNGVITAQPLTITADNKQMIQGTTVPVLTLSYSGFVNGENSSVLTTPASLSTLATNSSVAGTYPITVNGATAANYTITFVNGILTVSPGVPTSITFATVPVYENKPAGALAGTLSSTSLDPNAIFTYSLVSGSGDTDNSLFAIAGDQVRTNASLSFQQKSAYSILVRSTTQYGLTLDKQFTINLIDVNEAPALNPIADLTQCNTTSKQTIALTGITPGPETSQTTALTVRSDKPAMFSYLSVSQGSGGNGTLTYRLANQTVSGTVNITVTVKDNGGTANGGADTYSRTFVLTINPLPVLSIVSSQGLEISKGITTQLTASGGTSYVWADAAGIISGQNTAILTIRPSRTASYTVTALNATGCSSTQLITITVLDDYKTIDATNILTPNGDGVNDKFVIRNIDMYPDNVVKIFDRAGRLLYTKKGYDNSWDGTISGNPLSEGTYFYVLDFGDGRGKFKGFITLVRNN
- a CDS encoding type IX secretion system membrane protein PorP/SprF, with the protein product MKRNLAIWGLITGLFLFTAKQSYAQLNPLAAMYYQNQYLGNPAMVGIDSGLAFNLAYRAQWNGVPGSPVTQSVTGNYGVTDRMGLGINVSNDKIGLQRWTRAVASYAYHLPLSGKGDQLHFGLSFGFSNDRLNENLVNGDPTDVGISQYNQRSTYVDGDFGVAYTANRLTLQGALPNLKSVFHKNDLNNLVDQSTFYTAASYRLSLSEGQEGVDVEPKVALRGVKGYDDIFDAGANLVFANKRVNVYGLYHSTQSFTFGLGMQYQGLNLSGSYTSGTSALRGYVDGNFELSLRIRVF